The DNA region TTCTTGAAGTTTCTGTTTTTAATTCTTCAGCATATACAGGCAAACCCTCATTTAAAACAACTAAATATGCATTTGAAGCAGTAGTAAGTAATTCTTTTACAGTGTCTGGTTCTTTATTTTCATCTATAAGTATGGTAGCTTCTGCAAAGCTTGATTCAGCTATATCGAATTGTTCTTTAGAATAGTTTTGAAGCTCATATTTAATCGTTTTATCTCTTAAAGTTGAAGCATCTTTATACTCTTTAAGCGGCATAGATGCTCCGCAAGATATAATAACAGATAAAATAGAAGTAAGTATTGTTATGTGTTTGATTGCTTTCATAATATTATACTCCGAAAAAACTACAATATTTTATTGTTCTAATATAATATTACAGAAGATAAAAGTCAATAGTTTAATACAAATAATATAATTTTACAATAAAAAAAGCACTGATAATAAAAACTATCAATGCTTTAATATTTATCAGATTAGATAAGTTTATAGTAAACCTAATCTGCGTTCTTTTTTGATTTTTCTTTTCATTCTTTTAAGAGCTTTTTCTCTTTGAAGTTTTTTCTCAAGAGAAGGTTTTTTGTAGAACTGTTTTTCTTTTAATTCTTGTAAAATACCTTCGTTTTCACAAGCTCTTCTAAATCTTTTAATAACGCTTTCAACTGGTTCACCTTCATTAGCGAAAATACGTACCAATTAACTCACCTGCCTTTTGATTAAAGTTATTAGCGGCGAAGGGACTTGAACCCCTGACACTGCGGATATGAGCCGCATGCTCTAACCACCTGAGCCACGCCGCCAAATAAAAAGTTTAAGCCTTTATTACTGGCTATTAGCGGGGGCAGGACTTGAACCTACGGCCTTTGGGTTATGAGCCCAACGAGCTACCAACTGCTCCACCCCGCGATGTATAAATATTGATATGCATATTATACTATTTATTAAAAAAGTCAAGTATTTTTTATAGCGAAATCGAGTTAAAATGTTTCATTTTAGTGCCGCTATTAAGATATTAATTGTTTAGAAAAACTTGCTTATCTAATAATAACTTGACAATACTTATATCTTAAATTATAATTAATTCAAATAATTTTAAGAGGTTTTAATCTATGTCAAAAGAATCCTATAAAGATAGAATGGAAAAGGCTATTAATAGTTTACAAAATGATTTGAAAGGTATTAGAACAGGAAGAGCAAATGCTTCTATATTAGATGGTGTAAAAGTAGAGGCTTATGGCAGCAGTATGCCGCTTAAACAAGTAGGCAACGTTTCTACCCCTGATGCTAAAACTATAATGATACAGCCTTTTGATAAAGCATTGGTAGGAGACATAGAAAAGGCTATATTAAAAGCTGATTTGGGTTTTAATCCTTTTAATGACGGCGGTAATATTAGAATCATGGTGCCTGAGCTTACTAAAGAAAGAAGAGAAGAATTAAAAAAAGGTGTTAGACATAGAGGTGAAGAGGCTAAAATTGCTATTCGTAATATAAGAAGAGATGAAAATGATATTATAAAAAAGGATTTAAAAGAAAAAACTATTACTGAAGATGAATCTAAAAATCTTGAGAAAAAAATACAAAATGATACAGACAGCTATATAAAAAAAGTAGATGAATTAATTACTTCAAAAGAAAAAGAATTAGATAAAATATAATTATGATGACAGAAAAGGATAATAAAGTTCCTTCACATGTTGCTATAATTATGGACGGTAACGGCAGATGGGCTAAAGCTCGTAACAAATCCAGAAGTTTTGGACATAGAGCTGGAAGTGAAAATGTTATTAATATAGTAGAAGCTTGTTGTGAACTTAATATTAAATATTTAACACTCTATGCTTTTTCTACAGAGAATTGGAAAAGACCTGAAGAAGAAAAAAAAGCATTATTTAAACTTCTAAAAGAATTCTACAAAAAAGAAATTAAAAGACTCATTTCAAATAATATTTTAGTAAAGCATATAGGCGATATTTCTAAATTTCCAAAAGACACTATAAAAACTATAGAAGAAACAGAAAAAGAAACTTTAGAAAAATGTAAAAATCCAATACTTACTGTAGTATTAGCATTAAATTATGGCTTTAGAGACGAACTTAAAACTGCTATAAAAAATATGTATTTTGATGTATTAACAAATAAAATTAATATAGAAGATATTGATGAAAACTCTATAGTAAATTATTTATATACAAAAGACATACCAGACCCAGATTTTTTAATAAGAACTTCCGGAGAGCATAGATTAAGCAATTTTTTAATGTATCAGGCATCATACAGTGAATTATATTTTACTGATATATTATGGCCTGATTTTTCTAAAGAGAATTTTAAAAAAGCTATAGAAGAATATTCAAACAGAAACAGAAGGTATGGAGGCTTATAAAATATGAAAGGAAGGCTTATATCTGTAGCATTAACTTTACCATTATTTACTATTATTTTGCTTTACAATAGAGTTATTTTTCTCTTTCATGCTTTGATATTAGCTATTTCTATAATAAGTACATTAGAAATATTTAATATGGCTAAGGTTTATAGGCAGAAGAATTTTAGAACTGTTGTTACTACAATAGCAGCAATGGTTTTAGGATATATTATCACTATATGCGGCAACAATATACTTCATGGAGATTTTTCCCGTCTTTATAAGTTTACTCAAATAAATAATATGTCTATGAGCTTATCGCTTGTTATGGTATTTGCTTTAATAGCTGCTCTTTTTATAATAAATATGTTTAAGGTCAATGTATCTACTTTTGAGGAGAGGGGTAGGGCTATACTTACTGCGGTATTTTGTTTTATATATGTTGGGCTTGGAGTGTGGCATATATCTTTAATGCGTTTTATGCCTAGCGGTAAATATTATATTGTATTTATATTATTATGTGCTTGGCTTAGCGATACGGGCGGATATCTGGTTGGAAGAAAATTTGGAAAACATAAACTTTCCAATAGTGCCTCACCTAATAAAAGCTATGAAGGTTTAGTAGGTATGTTTTTGTTTACAATACCTGTTTCTATAATTTATTATTATTTATACTCAAAAGGATATTTAAGCATAGTTCTTGGTAAAGATATACCTACATTTTCTCTATCGCAAATAATATGGTTTACTATAATATTTACATTAACAGGTTTTCTTGGAGATATGGGAGAAAGTTTAATTAAAAGAATGTATGATACTAAAGATTCAAGCAAAATGTTCCCAGGGCATGGCGGGGTGTTTGATATATTTGATAGTGTAATATTAACTGCACCTATATCTTATTATATTATTTTAATAGCATTAAATTAATTATTCTTTTTTGCTTTATCTTCACTTGTTGCTATATCATAAAAATATAAGCCTAATATTGTTTGCAAAGGAAACATTATTATAGCTTCGAAGAATAAACTAACTCTTCTTATAGTGTATATTATATCTTTTTTCAAAACGAATACATTTAATATATATAATATTTTTGTAACAGCAAAACATAGCATTATTAGTATAATAACAAAAAATGAAACACTATTTGGGGCAGGAAGCAAGCTTATATATTTTGGGGTTTCATTATTGTTAGCATTATATATAAATAAAAATATTCCAAAAATATATATAAAGGCGAATATGGCATCTAATATTACAGTTATAGTAGTTGCTTTTTTAAAAGATATTTCTGGATATAATACTTTTCCGCAAGATTTACATTGTTTGGCGTATTTATCATTAACAGTTCTACAATATTTACAT from Brachyspira pilosicoli includes:
- the frr gene encoding ribosome recycling factor, giving the protein MSKESYKDRMEKAINSLQNDLKGIRTGRANASILDGVKVEAYGSSMPLKQVGNVSTPDAKTIMIQPFDKALVGDIEKAILKADLGFNPFNDGGNIRIMVPELTKERREELKKGVRHRGEEAKIAIRNIRRDENDIIKKDLKEKTITEDESKNLEKKIQNDTDSYIKKVDELITSKEKELDKI
- a CDS encoding phosphatidate cytidylyltransferase; the protein is MKGRLISVALTLPLFTIILLYNRVIFLFHALILAISIISTLEIFNMAKVYRQKNFRTVVTTIAAMVLGYIITICGNNILHGDFSRLYKFTQINNMSMSLSLVMVFALIAALFIINMFKVNVSTFEERGRAILTAVFCFIYVGLGVWHISLMRFMPSGKYYIVFILLCAWLSDTGGYLVGRKFGKHKLSNSASPNKSYEGLVGMFLFTIPVSIIYYYLYSKGYLSIVLGKDIPTFSLSQIIWFTIIFTLTGFLGDMGESLIKRMYDTKDSSKMFPGHGGVFDIFDSVILTAPISYYIILIALN
- a CDS encoding isoprenyl transferase, with translation MMTEKDNKVPSHVAIIMDGNGRWAKARNKSRSFGHRAGSENVINIVEACCELNIKYLTLYAFSTENWKRPEEEKKALFKLLKEFYKKEIKRLISNNILVKHIGDISKFPKDTIKTIEETEKETLEKCKNPILTVVLALNYGFRDELKTAIKNMYFDVLTNKINIEDIDENSIVNYLYTKDIPDPDFLIRTSGEHRLSNFLMYQASYSELYFTDILWPDFSKENFKKAIEEYSNRNRRYGGL
- the rpsU gene encoding 30S ribosomal protein S21, giving the protein MVRIFANEGEPVESVIKRFRRACENEGILQELKEKQFYKKPSLEKKLQREKALKRMKRKIKKERRLGLL